In a genomic window of Halobiforma lacisalsi AJ5:
- a CDS encoding PIN domain-containing protein, whose translation MSADHTVMRKAGKLSGELINGGERIEREDCIIAATALLNDEPVITRNSEHFGRIDDLEVRSY comes from the coding sequence GTGAGCGCCGACCACACCGTGATGCGAAAAGCCGGAAAACTCTCCGGTGAGCTAATCAACGGCGGTGAACGGATCGAGCGAGAAGACTGTATCATCGCTGCGACTGCGCTTCTCAACGACGAACCGGTTATCACGAGAAACAGCGAGCACTTTGGACGTATCGACGACCTCGAAGTACGGTCGTACTAA
- a CDS encoding chorismate mutase — MTRDTTDDERNERTETRIPDEMSLDELREEIETIDREIVELIAQRTYVADTIAQVKDEKGLPTTDEEQEQQVMDRAGENAERFDVDANLVKAIFRLLIELNKVEQRENR; from the coding sequence ATGACTCGAGACACGACCGACGACGAACGGAACGAACGGACCGAAACGCGAATCCCCGACGAGATGAGCCTCGACGAACTCCGAGAGGAGATCGAGACGATCGACCGCGAGATCGTCGAGTTGATCGCCCAGCGGACCTACGTCGCGGATACGATCGCACAGGTCAAAGACGAGAAGGGGCTGCCGACGACCGACGAGGAGCAGGAACAGCAGGTGATGGACCGTGCGGGCGAAAACGCCGAACGGTTCGACGTGGACGCGAACCTGGTGAAGGCGATCTTCCGGCTGTTGATCGAACTGAACAAAGTTGAGCAGCGTGAAAATAGGTAA
- a CDS encoding shikimate kinase, producing MDGRAVAPAAGTVLNALATGVGSAFAIDLETTATVELTDDGDVHGRIDGQPDADATLIERCAELAIDEYADRAGLADAAVGARVRTESEVPMASGLKSSSAAANATVIATLDALGIADAVDRIDACRLGVRAARDAGVTVTGAFDDASASMLGGVTVTDNGTDELLARDELDGDWYALVYTPPEQSFSADANVDACERIAPMAALVEELALDGRYGEAMTVNGFAFCGALEFPAGPLVDALPDVAGVSLSGTGPSYVAVGETDALEAVRERWDERNGTTRLLATRTDGTRTRPRS from the coding sequence ATGGACGGCCGCGCCGTTGCTCCCGCAGCCGGGACGGTTCTCAACGCACTTGCGACCGGAGTCGGCTCCGCGTTCGCTATCGACCTCGAGACGACAGCCACGGTCGAACTCACCGACGACGGCGACGTTCACGGCCGGATCGACGGCCAGCCCGACGCCGACGCGACCCTCATCGAGCGCTGTGCCGAACTGGCGATCGACGAGTACGCCGATCGTGCGGGACTGGCCGACGCCGCGGTCGGCGCTCGCGTCCGCACGGAGAGCGAGGTGCCGATGGCCTCGGGGCTGAAAAGCTCGAGTGCCGCGGCCAACGCGACGGTCATCGCGACGCTCGACGCGCTCGGGATCGCCGACGCCGTCGACCGGATCGACGCCTGTCGGCTCGGCGTTCGGGCTGCCCGCGACGCCGGGGTCACCGTCACCGGCGCGTTCGACGACGCGAGCGCAAGCATGCTCGGGGGCGTGACGGTCACCGATAACGGCACCGACGAACTGCTCGCGCGCGACGAACTCGACGGCGACTGGTACGCGCTCGTCTACACGCCGCCCGAGCAGTCGTTCAGCGCGGACGCGAACGTCGACGCCTGCGAGCGGATCGCCCCGATGGCCGCCCTCGTCGAGGAACTCGCCCTCGACGGGCGCTACGGCGAGGCGATGACCGTCAACGGTTTCGCCTTCTGTGGCGCGCTCGAGTTTCCGGCTGGACCGCTGGTAGACGCCCTTCCCGACGTCGCCGGCGTCTCGCTGTCCGGGACGGGACCGAGTTACGTCGCCGTCGGCGAGACGGACGCACTCGAGGCGGTCCGGGAGCGATGGGACGAGCGCAACGGGACGACGCGGTTGCTGGCGACGCGAACCGACGGGACGCGGACGCGGCCCCGTAGCTGA
- a CDS encoding DUF5796 family protein, with the protein MTTRSNVAPSTIGVDLVDGGVVVQYLDGREVFYHGPPKPVEGSITTPPGKDVHVLVTDPDGVEGVMTYVNDRDTHDGILETTGVGRVMLESDDEEVLYPGVTVSTEGYSIRVEADVSAVDGRIFVFAEDELSEHAYELVAETDDGENEDGGEAAEPNDATEE; encoded by the coding sequence ATGACCACGCGCAGCAACGTCGCCCCGAGTACGATCGGCGTCGACCTCGTCGACGGCGGCGTCGTCGTCCAGTACCTCGACGGCCGCGAGGTGTTCTACCACGGGCCGCCGAAACCCGTCGAGGGGTCGATCACCACGCCACCGGGGAAGGACGTCCACGTCCTCGTCACCGACCCCGACGGCGTCGAGGGCGTCATGACCTACGTCAACGACCGCGACACTCACGACGGGATCCTCGAGACGACCGGCGTCGGGCGAGTCATGCTCGAGAGCGACGACGAGGAGGTGCTGTATCCGGGCGTGACGGTCTCGACGGAGGGGTACTCGATCCGGGTCGAGGCGGACGTCTCGGCGGTCGACGGTCGGATATTCGTCTTCGCGGAGGACGAATTGAGCGAGCACGCCTACGAACTGGTCGCGGAGACGGACGACGGGGAAAACGAGGACGGCGGGGAAGCCGCCGAACCGAACGACGCCACGGAGGAGTGA
- a CDS encoding DUF7508 domain-containing protein yields the protein MPLQKPWTDLDRDAVAKAPDRPGVYELGDADGTVRSIGHGVLRDELKTALSYGDGDRVRWTETHTLERARELAEEHRERLE from the coding sequence GTGCCACTGCAGAAACCCTGGACCGATCTCGATCGCGACGCGGTCGCGAAAGCGCCGGACCGGCCGGGTGTCTACGAACTCGGCGACGCGGACGGTACTGTCCGCTCTATCGGGCATGGCGTCTTGCGCGACGAACTCAAGACGGCGCTTTCCTACGGCGACGGCGACCGCGTGCGCTGGACCGAGACGCATACCCTCGAGCGGGCCCGCGAACTCGCCGAGGAGCATCGGGAACGCCTCGAGTAA